One genomic segment of Chitinophaga sancti includes these proteins:
- a CDS encoding response regulator transcription factor yields MNAPNNDPGLNYATQRILLVTADAGMARKIRQLLTEQYTILNTSSITEGIGLAHQHHPDLILCDAIVQDATGYQFLITLRNDSVLKPIPFILFSRPNMPANMRKGMNLGADDYLVAPFTGEELLKSIHSRISRFHHIRDTRNYIRENVMLPEVSTLAINDRLSKTEAKILSMIARGMSSRDIASYKCISVRTVDNHRHNITKKLQLSGPNALVKFAIGYAGAMR; encoded by the coding sequence ATGAACGCACCTAACAACGACCCTGGGCTTAATTACGCTACCCAGCGAATACTCTTAGTTACCGCCGATGCAGGCATGGCCCGGAAAATCCGGCAATTGCTTACGGAGCAATACACGATTCTCAATACCAGTTCCATTACGGAAGGTATAGGACTGGCTCATCAACATCACCCCGACCTCATTCTCTGCGATGCTATCGTCCAGGACGCCACAGGGTATCAGTTCCTGATTACACTCAGAAATGATTCAGTGCTGAAGCCTATACCTTTTATTCTCTTTTCCCGTCCGAATATGCCCGCTAATATGCGCAAAGGCATGAACCTCGGTGCAGATGATTATCTCGTAGCCCCTTTTACCGGCGAGGAATTACTCAAAAGTATCCACTCACGTATCAGCAGGTTTCATCACATCAGGGATACGCGAAATTATATCAGGGAAAATGTGATGCTACCAGAGGTAAGCACACTCGCCATCAATGACAGGTTGAGTAAAACGGAGGCTAAAATACTAAGCATGATAGCCAGAGGTATGAGCAGCAGGGACATTGCATCTTATAAATGCATTAGTGTCAGGACCGTCGATAATCATCGGCATAATATCACCAAGAAATTACAGTTGTCAGGCCCAAACGCGCTCGTGAAGTTTGCCATCGGTTACGCTGGCGCTATGAGATGA
- a CDS encoding NAD-dependent epimerase/dehydratase family protein, which produces MILLTGASGFLGKIIREELADSDLVHTLGRGAQHDIVCDLSKEGFSTQHAYSLVVHCAGKAHSVPKTEEEKTAFFQVNYEGTTRLCQSLSASGKPPARFVFISTVAVYGVEEGAAISETHPLAGTTPYAQSKIQAEAFLAEWCKVNGVTLSIVRLPLIAGPNPPGNLGAMINGIKTGRYLSIKGIKARKSVVMAADVAAIIPRMSEVGGIYNLTDSYHPTFPEIEALIAAQSGKGLPMAIPLWMARMLGRIGDLAGNKAPINSLKLRKIISTLTFDDSKAQKELDWRPRRVLDEFKI; this is translated from the coding sequence ATGATTTTATTAACCGGTGCCAGTGGATTTCTTGGAAAAATTATCAGGGAAGAACTGGCCGATTCAGACCTTGTACATACACTGGGCAGAGGTGCGCAGCATGATATCGTCTGTGATCTTTCGAAAGAAGGATTCAGTACGCAACATGCTTATTCACTGGTGGTACATTGTGCAGGAAAGGCACATTCAGTACCTAAAACGGAGGAAGAAAAGACAGCGTTTTTTCAGGTAAATTATGAGGGAACTACACGGTTGTGTCAATCATTGAGTGCCAGCGGAAAACCGCCGGCACGCTTTGTTTTTATCAGTACGGTAGCGGTCTATGGGGTAGAGGAAGGAGCAGCGATCAGTGAAACGCATCCGTTAGCTGGCACTACGCCATATGCCCAAAGTAAAATTCAGGCAGAAGCGTTTCTGGCAGAGTGGTGCAAGGTGAATGGTGTGACCCTGTCTATTGTGCGGTTACCGCTTATTGCAGGGCCAAATCCTCCCGGTAACCTGGGGGCGATGATCAATGGCATCAAAACAGGCCGATACCTGAGTATAAAGGGTATAAAAGCCCGGAAAAGTGTGGTGATGGCGGCAGATGTGGCCGCCATTATTCCCCGTATGAGTGAGGTAGGTGGAATTTATAACCTCACTGACAGCTATCATCCTACCTTTCCTGAAATAGAAGCATTGATTGCAGCACAGTCAGGAAAGGGACTCCCAATGGCGATCCCATTGTGGATGGCCAGAATGCTAGGTCGTATAGGTGACCTGGCCGGAAATAAAGCGCCGATCAATTCCCTGAAACTGCGTAAGATCATATCAACACTTACCTTTGACGACAGTAAAGCGCAAAAAGAGCTGGACTGGCGCCCCCGCAGGGTATTAGATGAATTCAAAATTTAA
- a CDS encoding nucleotide sugar dehydrogenase gives MQPVVQQHVPENSRIAIIGLGYVGLPLAIEFAKKYPVLGFDINSDRVKELSKGQDRTKEANLDELKQVIQDRKKEGAPKGLTFSSDKKDLSQYNVFIVTVPTPIDEFKSPDLKPLLSASSMLGSILKAGDVIIYESTVYPGCTEEDCVPVLEKTSGLVFNKDFFAGYSPERINPGDKVNTLTKIRKVTSGSTPEIAGYVDALYASIITAGTHKAPSIKVAEASKAIENAQRDINISFVNELALIFDKVGIDTNDVIEAAGTKWNFLKYKPGLVGGHCIGVDPYYLAHKAEALGYHPQVILSGRRVNDHMGHFVANKIVKLMIEKDHKIKGSKILIMGITFKENCPDVRNTRVVDIYHELIDFGLDVTIYDPWADPEEVKHEYGLDIVTSLNENEIYDGIIIAVAHKEFLTFDFKKYKRNNGVIFDTKACIDRNLVDCRL, from the coding sequence ATGCAGCCCGTTGTACAGCAACACGTACCAGAAAACAGCCGCATCGCCATCATTGGCCTCGGCTATGTCGGCTTACCCCTTGCCATAGAATTCGCGAAAAAGTACCCCGTACTGGGCTTTGACATCAATTCAGATCGTGTAAAGGAATTAAGCAAAGGACAGGACAGAACCAAAGAAGCCAACCTGGATGAATTAAAGCAGGTGATCCAGGACCGAAAAAAAGAAGGTGCGCCCAAAGGACTCACATTTTCTTCCGACAAAAAAGATTTGTCACAATACAATGTCTTTATTGTCACAGTCCCTACCCCCATTGATGAATTTAAATCCCCCGATCTCAAGCCACTTCTCAGTGCATCTTCCATGCTTGGCAGTATTTTGAAAGCTGGCGATGTAATCATCTATGAATCTACAGTATACCCCGGCTGTACAGAAGAAGATTGCGTACCTGTACTGGAAAAAACCTCTGGTCTTGTATTCAACAAAGATTTCTTCGCAGGCTATTCTCCGGAAAGGATCAATCCGGGTGACAAAGTTAACACCCTTACAAAAATCCGTAAAGTCACCAGTGGTTCTACCCCTGAAATAGCTGGTTATGTAGATGCATTGTACGCAAGCATTATTACCGCTGGTACCCACAAAGCTCCCAGCATCAAAGTAGCAGAAGCTTCGAAAGCCATTGAGAATGCACAGCGCGACATCAACATTTCATTTGTAAATGAACTGGCCCTCATCTTTGACAAAGTAGGTATCGATACCAACGATGTAATAGAAGCTGCCGGTACAAAATGGAATTTCTTAAAATATAAACCAGGATTGGTGGGTGGTCACTGCATTGGGGTGGATCCTTACTACCTGGCGCACAAAGCAGAAGCTCTCGGTTATCACCCGCAGGTCATCCTTTCCGGCCGCAGGGTGAATGACCATATGGGGCACTTTGTAGCCAACAAGATAGTAAAACTTATGATCGAAAAAGATCATAAGATCAAGGGGTCAAAAATTCTGATCATGGGTATTACGTTCAAGGAAAATTGTCCGGACGTACGCAATACCAGGGTAGTGGATATCTATCATGAATTAATTGACTTCGGTCTGGATGTGACGATCTATGATCCATGGGCAGATCCGGAAGAAGTAAAACATGAATATGGTCTTGACATTGTTACTTCATTGAATGAAAATGAAATCTATGATGGTATTATCATAGCCGTTGCACACAAAGAGTTTTTAACTTTCGATTTCAAAAAGTACAAACGCAACAATGGCGTTATCTTCGATACCAAAGCCTGCATTGACCGAAATCTGGTTGACTGCCGCTTATAA
- a CDS encoding sigma-54 interaction domain-containing protein translates to MLESCLLVTGHEQANLLTKAGNMDLFGLLEWLVPRETTGTQPDHDAVKGINSEAELMAFIQSVLRPYLQTISILIGMADADGVITSWWLHADNTFVFPGFPDKVLPMYLSSRTSNILEVHTPDRRDAFQTTLFKNGIKEALIQPLHYQDKNLGFLCLLSQTSHTFSSALQSVVNRSAGLFAAACLQVLLLQLAEEYRQKATGALPLAVNNSGMIGGKALQPALHLVSQVAPTSATVLLTGETGTGKELFAAAIHNASPRKNNMMIKVNCAALPPQLIESELFGHEKGAFTGALQRRIGKFELADKSTLFLDEIGELPLELQAKLLRALQEKEIERLGGNNIIKVDVRIVAATNKNLEDEVANGRFREDLYYRLCVFPIHLPPLRERKDDIPVLLQHFAGSAALRYGKKIRGINPASIAALVSYRWPGNIRELENLVERAVITSTDLYIMITPPHSRQVAASSDTSPPASTLAEREKAAIIQVLQQCNGKIRGPQGAAAMLDIKPTTLEARMKKLGIVKKHVLR, encoded by the coding sequence ATGTTGGAGTCTTGCCTGCTCGTGACCGGTCACGAGCAGGCCAATCTGTTAACGAAAGCTGGGAATATGGACTTATTCGGGTTGTTAGAATGGTTGGTTCCCAGGGAAACCACGGGTACACAACCGGATCATGATGCTGTGAAAGGGATTAATAGTGAAGCGGAATTGATGGCGTTTATACAGTCTGTACTCAGACCGTATTTACAAACTATTTCGATTTTGATCGGCATGGCCGATGCAGACGGTGTGATCACCAGCTGGTGGTTACATGCTGACAATACTTTTGTGTTTCCGGGTTTTCCGGATAAGGTCCTTCCTATGTATCTATCCAGCCGTACCTCCAATATTTTGGAGGTGCATACCCCGGATCGTAGAGATGCTTTCCAGACCACTTTATTTAAAAATGGTATAAAAGAGGCCCTGATACAGCCATTACACTATCAGGATAAAAATTTAGGATTTCTTTGTTTACTTTCTCAGACCAGCCATACATTTTCATCCGCCCTGCAATCTGTCGTTAACAGATCTGCAGGGTTATTCGCCGCTGCATGTCTGCAGGTATTACTGTTACAACTTGCAGAAGAATACCGGCAAAAGGCGACCGGGGCGTTGCCACTGGCCGTGAATAATTCAGGGATGATAGGCGGGAAGGCGTTACAACCTGCTTTACATTTAGTATCTCAGGTTGCGCCTACAAGTGCGACGGTATTGTTAACCGGCGAAACAGGTACAGGAAAGGAGTTATTTGCTGCTGCCATTCACAACGCTTCGCCGAGGAAAAACAATATGATGATAAAAGTCAATTGTGCTGCATTACCGCCACAACTGATCGAATCAGAATTATTCGGTCATGAAAAAGGTGCATTTACAGGTGCATTGCAACGCCGGATCGGTAAGTTTGAACTCGCTGATAAAAGCACTTTATTTTTAGATGAAATAGGAGAGTTGCCACTGGAATTGCAGGCGAAATTATTACGCGCCTTGCAGGAAAAAGAAATAGAGCGGCTGGGCGGCAACAACATCATCAAAGTAGATGTTCGCATTGTCGCCGCCACCAACAAAAATCTTGAAGATGAAGTGGCGAACGGCAGGTTTAGGGAAGATCTATATTATCGTTTGTGTGTATTCCCTATTCACCTACCACCACTCCGTGAGCGGAAAGATGACATCCCTGTTTTGCTCCAGCACTTTGCCGGCAGTGCTGCCCTGCGATATGGGAAAAAAATCAGGGGCATTAACCCTGCCAGTATAGCAGCACTGGTCAGTTACCGGTGGCCGGGCAATATCCGGGAACTGGAAAACCTGGTAGAGCGGGCGGTCATTACCTCCACTGATCTATATATTATGATCACACCGCCACATAGCAGACAGGTGGCGGCATCGTCAGATACTTCACCCCCCGCTTCCACATTGGCAGAAAGAGAAAAAGCAGCAATCATCCAGGTCTTGCAACAATGCAATGGTAAGATCAGAGGCCCGCAGGGCGCAGCAGCAATGCTGGATATTAAACCCACTACCCTGGAGGCCAGGATGAAAAAACTGGGTATTGTGAAAAAGCATGTATTACGATAG
- a CDS encoding GNAT family N-acetyltransferase, translating to MSFITVSIYDNTRWDRYIRNAHTFDFNHTWHYHSTFPGEPVLLVYEERDDYIAMPVVINSRTDGTKSISGFAGPLASRNFAVLDNGLQERFEIAFLQFLKEQQISESSILLHPLIHATFKPLRTGRLQRHADSLLIDLSLSPVMQEANYGENFGNNVSLLRRKGYTVRQATSIHDVDTFADIYYRNSMHLQSGSAHFDKAWFRQILRPSGFESALLLACRGTQLTAGVLLTFCNDMMQLHLAATHEQYLQHAPLHLLLAEAGGLGKTAGMQYFHLGGMGRKPDVLFASKAVTSDTYPGFKTWHVPVQQIQNSLKNYRPQLSIAV from the coding sequence ATGTCTTTTATTACTGTGTCCATTTATGACAATACCCGGTGGGATCGTTACATCCGAAACGCCCACACATTTGACTTTAACCATACCTGGCACTATCACAGTACATTTCCGGGCGAACCTGTTTTATTGGTCTATGAAGAACGTGATGACTATATCGCGATGCCTGTGGTAATAAATAGCAGAACTGATGGTACCAAGTCCATCAGTGGGTTTGCAGGTCCGCTGGCCAGCCGGAATTTTGCGGTGCTGGACAATGGCTTACAGGAACGATTTGAAATTGCGTTTTTACAGTTCCTCAAAGAACAGCAGATCTCAGAGTCGAGTATCCTGCTGCATCCCCTCATTCACGCGACCTTTAAGCCGTTGCGCACAGGGCGCCTGCAACGGCATGCCGATAGCCTGCTGATAGACCTGTCACTTTCTCCCGTTATGCAGGAAGCAAATTATGGCGAAAACTTCGGCAATAATGTGTCACTACTCCGGCGGAAGGGATATACGGTAAGGCAGGCGACGTCGATTCACGACGTGGATACATTTGCAGACATTTATTACAGAAATAGTATGCACCTGCAATCAGGAAGCGCTCATTTTGATAAAGCATGGTTCAGACAGATACTCAGACCAAGTGGATTTGAAAGCGCATTATTACTGGCATGTCGGGGTACGCAATTGACAGCAGGGGTATTACTCACGTTTTGTAATGACATGATGCAGTTGCATCTGGCCGCTACACATGAGCAATACTTACAACATGCACCATTGCACTTGTTATTGGCAGAAGCAGGTGGGCTAGGCAAAACTGCAGGCATGCAATACTTTCATCTGGGAGGTATGGGACGTAAGCCAGATGTGCTATTTGCAAGCAAAGCGGTTACCTCAGATACCTATCCGGGATTTAAGACATGGCATGTACCTGTACAACAGATCCAGAATTCCTTAAAGAATTATCGGCCACAACTTTCAATAGCGGTATAA
- a CDS encoding glycosyltransferase family 4 protein — MSYLVLAISLFMLILIYFKVADHFNIIDKPNERSSHKEVTIRGGGVIYLFAGLALLINDFATYWPFVAGLMTIGVISFLDDVFTLSNRIRIIFHIAAVSLLFYFLSVFTFHLVWVICLYVLVIGIINAYNFMDGINGITGLYSLVVLLFLQYVNVSQVHFAGEDMIWYPAIASVVFLVFNFRKKAKCFAGDVGSVTIAFWIAGSLLQLIIQTGNYTYILFLAIYGVDTILTIIHRLYLKQNIFKAHRLHFYQILANDRKIPHLYVSTLYAILQAIVCVIVIFNGSMLSFAGVIIPLVILYVALKPKLMKPVTV; from the coding sequence ATGAGTTATTTGGTATTAGCCATTTCATTGTTCATGCTGATCTTAATATATTTTAAGGTAGCGGACCATTTTAATATTATTGACAAGCCCAACGAGAGAAGTTCGCACAAAGAAGTTACCATTAGAGGGGGAGGCGTTATTTATTTATTTGCGGGACTGGCATTGTTAATCAATGATTTTGCAACATACTGGCCCTTTGTAGCAGGGTTGATGACGATTGGTGTGATTAGTTTTCTGGACGATGTATTTACGTTGAGTAACAGGATACGTATTATATTTCATATAGCTGCGGTAAGCCTGTTATTTTATTTTCTGTCGGTCTTTACGTTTCATCTTGTATGGGTGATCTGCCTGTATGTGTTGGTGATAGGAATTATTAATGCCTATAATTTTATGGATGGCATTAACGGTATTACTGGTTTATATAGCCTGGTGGTATTGTTATTTTTGCAGTATGTAAATGTGTCACAGGTACATTTTGCAGGTGAGGATATGATCTGGTATCCGGCTATTGCCAGTGTGGTATTTCTTGTATTTAACTTCAGGAAGAAAGCGAAATGTTTTGCAGGAGATGTGGGAAGTGTGACGATCGCGTTCTGGATAGCAGGGTCGTTGCTACAACTCATCATTCAGACGGGGAACTATACGTATATCCTCTTCCTGGCTATTTACGGGGTAGATACGATATTGACGATCATACACCGTTTGTACCTGAAACAGAATATTTTCAAAGCACATCGTTTACATTTTTATCAGATACTGGCAAATGACAGGAAGATTCCTCATTTGTATGTAAGTACTTTGTATGCAATATTGCAGGCGATTGTATGTGTGATCGTAATATTCAATGGAAGTATGCTGAGTTTTGCGGGAGTGATCATTCCACTTGTGATTCTGTATGTAGCATTAAAACCTAAATTAATGAAACCAGTAACAGTATGA
- a CDS encoding glycosyltransferase family 2 protein: MKVSIITVVYNNERYIDQAIKSVLSQDYPDIEYIVKDGGSKDNTMEVVNRYKDRIAKISSERDKGIYDAMNRGIEMTTGEVVGILNSDDIYYDTHTISNIMQVFKENPDVDAVYGNIVYFRENDFDKVVRTWRTRQYVKNFFERGEVPPHPGLFVRKAVYDKIGTYYPNFKISSDYEFMLRAFRVNNYKPYFLDKTIVKMRMGGESTRSIKNIMLGNREIMQAWKMNKLPVPALLYAYRVVKKLKQLV; this comes from the coding sequence GTATTATAACTGTTGTGTATAACAACGAAAGGTATATTGATCAGGCCATAAAGTCTGTGCTGTCACAAGACTATCCAGATATCGAATACATCGTAAAAGATGGTGGCTCGAAAGATAATACAATGGAAGTGGTGAATAGGTATAAAGACCGGATTGCCAAAATTTCTTCTGAAAGAGATAAGGGTATTTATGATGCCATGAACAGGGGCATCGAAATGACTACCGGCGAGGTAGTTGGTATATTAAATTCCGACGATATTTATTACGATACTCATACCATCAGCAATATAATGCAGGTGTTCAAAGAGAATCCTGATGTGGATGCCGTGTATGGCAATATCGTTTACTTCAGGGAGAACGACTTTGATAAAGTGGTGCGTACCTGGAGGACCAGACAGTATGTTAAGAACTTTTTCGAAAGGGGAGAAGTACCACCACATCCGGGACTGTTTGTGCGCAAAGCGGTGTATGATAAAATAGGCACTTATTACCCCAATTTCAAAATATCATCTGACTACGAATTCATGCTCAGGGCTTTCCGTGTGAATAATTACAAGCCTTATTTTTTAGATAAGACAATTGTAAAAATGCGCATGGGTGGAGAAAGTACCCGGAGTATTAAAAACATCATGCTGGGTAACCGCGAGATCATGCAGGCCTGGAAGATGAACAAGCTACCTGTACCAGCATTGCTATACGCATACAGGGTAGTGAAGAAACTGAAGCAGTTGGTATAA
- a CDS encoding FimB/Mfa2 family fimbrial subunit has protein sequence MKNILLCSAMISVILFACKKDNSTTQPNKDQKFPVRIAIDGFTQTSEDFDDRKKSSANAKDAADSLADYIQHLYYLVYNNSNTLVKRIDQTATDGSFGLILDSLAAGHYTIALVGSKNEVYIGGDPVLHLQDELVYFDFPGGDVFYKKTGIDVSDSVAIAVNLDRVVGKLKVQIQDAIPASVKNISIQPTTYPLPPEGVSAGIANNILLYSGTSSGFSGGAGFYSPYYLAIPDSLHGTTNLAIEIYVLALNPATISVIIRSLDASYGTITEKGVTQVNIQSSKKTVLKGNLFSDLPSESKGVHVGLNNPGWSNDTTLVNF, from the coding sequence ATGAAAAACATCCTCCTATGTAGTGCGATGATTTCAGTCATATTGTTCGCCTGCAAAAAAGACAACTCTACTACACAACCCAACAAAGACCAAAAGTTTCCTGTCCGGATCGCTATCGACGGATTTACACAAACATCCGAAGATTTTGATGACAGGAAGAAATCATCTGCCAATGCAAAAGATGCGGCAGATTCACTTGCTGATTACATTCAGCATCTTTATTATCTCGTGTATAACAACAGCAATACGCTGGTCAAACGCATTGACCAAACCGCAACCGACGGTAGTTTTGGCCTGATCCTGGATTCCCTGGCAGCCGGCCATTATACGATAGCCCTCGTAGGTTCCAAAAATGAAGTCTACATTGGTGGAGATCCCGTTCTCCATCTTCAGGATGAACTGGTATACTTTGATTTTCCGGGTGGAGATGTCTTCTATAAAAAAACGGGTATTGATGTTTCTGATTCCGTTGCTATTGCCGTGAACTTGGACAGGGTGGTAGGCAAACTGAAAGTTCAGATACAGGATGCTATTCCTGCCAGTGTAAAGAATATCTCTATCCAGCCTACCACCTACCCATTACCTCCGGAAGGCGTCAGTGCCGGCATAGCAAACAATATCTTATTATACAGCGGTACCAGTTCCGGCTTTTCAGGGGGTGCAGGTTTTTATTCTCCTTATTACTTAGCGATACCCGATTCTCTTCATGGTACTACCAATCTGGCGATTGAAATTTATGTATTGGCCCTTAACCCGGCTACCATTTCAGTCATTATCAGATCGCTGGATGCCAGCTACGGAACGATCACTGAAAAAGGTGTTACACAGGTAAATATTCAATCGAGCAAAAAAACAGTGCTGAAAGGGAACCTTTTCTCCGACCTGCCCAGCGAAAGTAAAGGAGTGCATGTAGGACTCAATAATCCAGGGTGGAGTAACGATACTACGCTTGTCAATTTCTAG
- a CDS encoding gliding motility-associated C-terminal domain-containing protein, with the protein MSAQTISLKNPSLEGTAGLEKAAPPEWSIVEETPDIQPGVYGITMSASAGNTYVGMVATTYIQEGITQLLSHPLDSGKSYSLSFDLAYAANYSWAITYGGFAIYGGNEFGKREELLWISDNFTHTDWKQYQAVFTPSQAYNYIIFSAYKQPGDSIKNIAGVLVDNFSSIREVIQLALSSENSCNGANGVAVAKVMNADDDYSYLWSTGDTSSKVVGLKNGVYQVTVRGLRKKTTTYGKVKVKASELSGTVNLTPLSCNGAKNGIIHVAARGGILPYAYYLNDAETARADSIFAQLSAGKYEVKVMDAGGCTAVIDKINLQEPEALVVTKLDVTPETCAGAQDSRLVIGAKGGVVPYKYSVPGYARFQSDSVFTKLSPGHYVYSVVDKHQCEVTGDIEINKDGRGCSVFVPTAFSPNGDGVNDVFRAVVHDYITNFSMVIFNRWGQRLFESRNPDIGWNGTFKDIYLDPGGYLYVVTYTDSKGQDRKHQGTLVLVR; encoded by the coding sequence GTGAGCGCGCAAACCATATCATTAAAAAACCCTTCTTTAGAAGGCACAGCGGGATTAGAAAAAGCAGCACCTCCCGAATGGTCTATCGTTGAAGAAACTCCTGATATACAGCCAGGTGTGTATGGAATTACAATGTCCGCATCAGCTGGTAATACATATGTAGGTATGGTCGCAACTACTTACATTCAGGAGGGTATTACCCAATTATTATCACACCCGCTCGATTCGGGCAAGAGCTACTCGTTGTCATTTGATCTGGCATACGCAGCTAATTATTCGTGGGCTATTACGTATGGCGGTTTTGCCATTTATGGTGGCAATGAATTTGGCAAGCGGGAGGAATTGTTATGGATTTCGGACAATTTTACACATACTGACTGGAAGCAGTACCAGGCGGTATTTACGCCGTCCCAAGCTTATAACTATATCATATTCAGTGCGTATAAACAACCCGGCGATTCGATTAAAAATATTGCCGGGGTATTAGTAGATAACTTCTCGTCTATCAGAGAAGTGATACAGCTGGCTTTGTCTTCAGAGAATTCATGTAATGGTGCGAATGGTGTGGCTGTGGCAAAGGTGATGAACGCTGATGACGATTATTCCTATTTATGGAGTACAGGCGATACGTCCAGTAAAGTAGTGGGCTTGAAAAATGGCGTGTATCAGGTAACAGTGAGGGGGTTACGTAAAAAGACCACTACTTATGGAAAGGTAAAAGTAAAGGCGTCAGAACTGTCGGGTACAGTGAACCTGACTCCACTGAGTTGCAATGGTGCTAAAAACGGAATTATACATGTGGCGGCCAGAGGGGGCATATTGCCTTATGCCTATTACCTGAATGATGCTGAAACAGCAAGGGCGGATTCTATATTTGCCCAACTGTCTGCAGGGAAGTATGAGGTAAAGGTAATGGATGCGGGTGGCTGTACGGCAGTGATAGACAAGATCAATTTGCAGGAGCCCGAGGCCCTTGTTGTTACGAAATTGGATGTTACGCCAGAGACCTGTGCCGGTGCGCAGGATAGTAGGTTGGTGATCGGGGCTAAAGGAGGGGTGGTTCCCTACAAATATAGCGTACCAGGCTATGCGAGGTTCCAATCCGACAGTGTCTTTACAAAATTGTCACCAGGTCATTATGTGTATTCCGTGGTAGACAAGCATCAGTGTGAGGTAACAGGTGACATTGAGATCAATAAAGACGGTAGGGGATGTAGCGTGTTTGTACCCACAGCTTTCAGTCCGAATGGGGATGGAGTGAATGATGTGTTTAGGGCAGTGGTACATGATTACATCACAAATTTTAGCATGGTGATATTCAACCGCTGGGGACAGCGGCTCTTTGAGAGCCGGAACCCGGATATTGGCTGGAATGGCACCTTTAAAGATATTTACCTGGACCCTGGAGGATACCTGTATGTCGTGACTTACACAGATAGCAAAGGTCAGGACAGGAAGCACCAGGGTACGTTGGTACTGGTGCGTTGA
- the gmd gene encoding GDP-mannose 4,6-dehydratase, whose amino-acid sequence MKVALITGITGQDGAYLAELLLSKNYIVHGIKRRSSLLNTDRIDHLYQDPHEQNRNFILHYGDLTDSTNLIRIIQDVQPDEIYNLGAMSHVKVSFDTPEYTANADGIGTLRILEAVRLLGLTKKTKIYQASTSELYGLVQEVPQSERTPFYPRSPYAVAKMYAFWITVNYREAYGMYACNGILFNHESPLRGETFVTRKITRSVARISMGLAEKLYLGNLDAKRDWGHAKDYVEAMWRLLQQEQPEDFVIATGVTTTVRDFVKKAFAVAGIEVEFSGEGVNEIGVVKTLHNKDTNLEIGQEIICVDPRYFRPTEVELLIGDPTRAQTKLGWTPKYDLDMLVEEMVEADISLFKKEKLLKEHGFEIMNQYE is encoded by the coding sequence ATGAAAGTAGCACTCATTACAGGGATTACCGGTCAGGATGGTGCATACCTGGCAGAATTGCTGTTAAGCAAGAATTACATTGTACATGGTATCAAAAGAAGAAGTTCTCTTTTGAATACTGACAGGATCGACCATCTCTACCAGGACCCTCATGAGCAAAACAGAAATTTTATCCTGCATTATGGTGACCTCACAGATTCGACCAATCTGATCAGGATTATACAGGATGTACAACCTGATGAAATATATAACCTGGGCGCAATGTCTCATGTAAAAGTGAGCTTTGATACCCCTGAATATACTGCCAATGCAGATGGAATTGGTACCCTGAGGATCCTGGAAGCAGTAAGACTCCTGGGCCTGACTAAGAAAACAAAGATTTACCAGGCGTCTACTTCTGAGTTGTATGGTCTGGTGCAGGAGGTGCCACAGTCTGAACGTACACCGTTCTATCCACGTAGCCCTTATGCTGTGGCTAAGATGTATGCCTTCTGGATCACGGTGAACTACAGGGAAGCATATGGTATGTATGCCTGCAATGGTATCCTGTTTAACCATGAAAGTCCGCTGAGAGGAGAGACCTTCGTGACCAGGAAAATTACCCGCAGCGTAGCCCGTATTTCTATGGGGCTTGCAGAAAAACTGTACCTGGGGAACCTGGATGCAAAACGCGACTGGGGTCATGCGAAAGATTATGTAGAAGCAATGTGGCGCTTATTGCAACAGGAGCAACCGGAAGATTTTGTAATCGCTACAGGTGTAACCACCACTGTAAGAGACTTCGTAAAGAAAGCATTTGCAGTAGCAGGTATTGAAGTGGAATTCTCTGGTGAAGGCGTGAACGAAATCGGTGTGGTAAAAACGTTGCATAACAAGGATACCAACCTGGAAATCGGGCAGGAAATCATATGTGTAGATCCACGTTATTTCCGTCCTACAGAAGTAGAACTGCTGATCGGCGATCCTACCAGGGCACAGACCAAACTGGGATGGACGCCAAAGTACGACCTGGATATGTTGGTAGAAGAAATGGTGGAAGCAGATATCAGCCTGTTTAAGAAAGAGAAGTTACTGAAAGAGCATGGTTTTGAGATCATGAATCAATACGAATAG